The Fusarium keratoplasticum isolate Fu6.1 chromosome 8, whole genome shotgun sequence genome includes a region encoding these proteins:
- a CDS encoding Serine/threonine-protein kinase Tel1, which produces MSSSKSVMNLARDVKSASLKEREKAVDELASLLNPRNRSANLSDLGDKGYHEIFESIFSFVMREKPNLRNKSKSQATSNAAASRLSKCAAAVRMAAGRGVSKLGRKTLLAVVDHITQTLGQKDDFVPPLLQDYIKALTEVLSRPAHVEMLARRGGEKWEECVDFLLDVAQFMLPDEEEATALTLARGSPAPGSGYGRSTGRSTPSTQSQRRVAPGEGGPLKDVLEGLYHLVTAGNAPLLRRYTEITEVVLRVLSLKQLSLGSLQTLAFAIINVLFSETHADDLAHSCSMVQNLLPLMSYWWRSEKVSQDEVIRALRIEISRSIFLTHLHIEHLVVSSSDEGIRLGVEDLVENLWSEYSKRSEAFRLQLSDITFSTSSLSKYGLQLDVFGLRPHNVYGEGHWAVVQNLAFLERIMVLSNEKHQEAAPEHDEQRRKRRRIRLDMSRIRLKLKLTDVAVRRTALQLVPFLLASNSLSRDELLDLMPDLVVLASDKNPVTASWALVASASCISYCEDCHDQADIWRQLWHLATRSISLPGTSRAACVLLHAILEADVLPYHTVSEDVNGIVTTADVSGPSVLCDASISLMFHVLHLRNARIPSASQSTCHHIIRWIFLRWNPNESTFASYHSLHVQPTELVNLVRACCGTSELKLVTQTVTSGGPLSETWNSLGEIESFSRYILLLKDTPEKSKTAGCCTYFQSTNPPPLADANTRYASRKLTLELFYPKLGELADLCTAWTKRMNEGGVQISIDRFQSLLSACLTGTLLLSQISDLNSTQSSSVESTLMEILEKGLDAALTSVEPMAFADSVLRAVRPMMPDLTTANLNQMQGSNAGLLRLLAKVWSVIEDRKSQQSSGNDVDLMDIDEEFESQSSRASSILTPAAIPRFNIQLRMDSRAFYTETKARLQFLTILNDDIGQIGLVPDAFVEHLINMPDDELLLCQNLLFEIFNSDLIITPDNALAVIERLGEFVSDRNYQYAEVALSTSIGVIDGLHSIWLTDTRQLSDRVGDLYYHFVKVCLPSNMLSPRTQISMVRLLFTLLRANSDYGKDQGLDSSRTCLLYILKNGPMSVKYAISEKIADVFDLFILKLHDEIFVDVLDNLPTDPADTTGIAFRLLVLSNLACRWSTLLRRCTYHIFETPGKIPASTEYATRCLLNVSRTLQLESPKVLFRLFSRQLLYTWLECDPIEDIPFSIFGFSTLGDLLKSAQAEAIGLTVMRGQDEASAEVARLLGTSESDLIRENFATAMAYSMIFGDSNGGDDKERGEAHIKKVLGRQLYLEAMYLDFLGVGALFFDLIDQENSMEKVFARFKLDYAGEIMSAIKAISHSPAELPANQQPMFKAKYLINELHRLCQSSEFQFHDLWSPPVVVFIARTLLNTVHPALGPLHACSVLRKVRILICLAGPVALESYPLEMLLNATREFIVDSECADDALGISQYLLAEGAKHLSTNPSFLAGYALSTLASLRVFLESSQSSTTQESQFKATMSKAEKFHGWFSKYLEEYDSPMFKNLEQREAFKSITQSAARIRSSGNAERGTAESKLLLDILDDGGSEYQLLNDTSRQLALGLLCGDFSIPLSSRDDIIESDQDALKHAAAVWKSCDTQNLSDEYLAWAGRVVGRSFSASGGIPTDILRESHLARYQKIAPDSNGSEIGILRLLQDLTSSTDSVTAGLAEAALRTAVSDSTMNGDDTLIVACQQGLSESLLQTSQLGPYRSPPSDKRAGTPTSSIDEQAVWAEDITSKNWLPNLSAYMAKSVEESIMLKILPPILAKVEHFAESAFPFVVHLVLSSRINQQTSLKRQLSSSIKEWLQCTAPAAKDNLKLLINTLLYLRTQEYPRESSIADRSHWLNIDYSLASASASRCGMHKTALLFAELVSSETTRSSRRSSAAAAKETDMSETLLTIFENIDDPDAYYGLPEEASLSKVLARVEYENDGPKSLAFRGAQYDSNIRLGNPIAQSDGQALVKALSTLGLSGLSNSLLQVQQNLESSPTSLESTFSTARKLEIWNLPAPTSNHHAVTVYKAYQSIHQATDIGVVRTAVHDGFTRTMSSLTAHGLNATALRKRLGALASLTELDDVLGVSDTAEMESILSKFKSRSDWMRSGLYDSVSQILSCRGTTMSMVSQQNALRSNLKLSAAAARQMEVESMITASGVYRYHQATQENLNLSTSLTNLIAPCASLDLHVDAAINIEAANSLWDYGEMSTSIRMLQSIERDSSLQKQTIPVSRSDLLSKIGFQVSVARLEKPHDIQKKYLEPALKELKGKGQGREAGMVYHQFAMFCDQQLQDPDGLEDLTRLQGLKKAKSDEVSELKLLISTTRDSQLKNRYSHVLNKEKQWLDLDEQELRRVEHTRSEFVRLSLENYLLSLIASDEHNNDALRFTALWLERSEEEMTNKAVMKSVYDVPTRKFAGLTNQLTSRLQDNDTAFQKILLELVYKICVDHPYHGMYQIWSGTKAKAQQKDEVAVKRVRATDRVAKRLAETQSVASIWLSIDKTSKYYHALAMDRNPNKYKSGAKIALRDSTPGHNLVNCLAKYRIPSPTMHIELSATKDYTKVPIISKLEPTMTIASGVSAPKIITALGSDGVRYKQLVKGGHDDLRQDAIMEQVFSAVSSLLKLHRTTQQRNLGIRTYKVLPLTASSGLIEFVPNTVPLHEFLMPAHERYYPRDLKGSQCRKEIFGVQSRTVETRINTYRKVTEKFHPVMRYFFMEHFMDPDEWFVKRLAYTRSTAAISMLGHVLGLGDRHGHNILLDHKTGEVVHIDLGVAFEAGRILPVPELVPFRLTRDIVDGMGTTKTEGVFRRCCEFTLDALREEQYSIMTILDVLRYDPLYTWSISPLRLAKLQKARHNDDGVMDDEQSEAETKKGKKTGGHVNEPSEADRALEIVRKKLSKTLSVTATVNELINQATDERNLAVLYSGWAAYA; this is translated from the exons ATGTCGTCCTCTAAATCTGTCATGAACCTGGCGC GGGACGTGAAATCAGCCTCGCTCAAAGAACGAGAAAAGGCTGTCGATG AGCTGGCTAGTCTTCTCAACCCGCGGAATCGATCTGCGAATCT TTCTGACCTTGGCGACAAAGGCTACCATGAGATCTTCGAATCCATCTTCAGCTTTGTGATGCGCGAGAAGCCCAACCTACGTAATAAATCAAAGTCGCAAGCCACGTCGAATGCTGCTGCATCCCGTCTCTCGAAATGTGCCGCCGCTGTGCGGATGGCAGCAGGACGCGGCGTGTCTAAGCTCGGACGAAAAACATTACTTGCAGTCGTGGATCACATCACCCAAACTCTAGGGCAGAAAGATGACTTCGTGCCTCCGTTACTTCAGGACTACATCAAAGCGTTGACCGAGGTGCTCTCACGACCGGCCCATGTAGAGATGCTCGCTCGGAGAGGTGGTGAGAAATGGGAAGAGTGCGTTGACTTTCTCCTCGATGTTGCTCAGTTCATGCtcccagatgaagaagaagctacCGCTCTGACGTTGGCCCGGGgatctccagctccagggtcGGGGTACGGCCGGTCTACTGGACGTTCGACTCCATCGACCCAGAGTCAAAGAAGAGTCGCTCCCGGAGAAGGCGGTCCTTTGAAAGATGTACTGGAAGGCCTGTACCATCTGGTCACCGCCGGCAATGCGCCGTTGCTGCGACGATACACGGAGATCACTGAGGTGGTGCTGAgagtcttgagcttgaagcagctcagccttggctcCTTGCAGACCCTGGCAtttgccatcatcaatgtACTTTTCTCGGAAACCCATGCCGACGACCTAGCACATTCGTGCTCAATGGTGCAAAACCTCCTGCCGTTGATGAGCTACTGGTGGCGATCTGAAAAAGTTTCGCAAGACGAAGTCATCAGGGCGTTGAGAATTGAGATCTCTAGGAGTATCTTTCTCACACACCTGCACATCGAGCATCTGGTCGTCAGCTCATCAGATGAAGGCATCCGCCTGGGTGTCGAAGACCTGGTCGAGAACCTTTGGAGTGAGTACTCAAAGCGCAGTGAAGCCTTTCGGTTACAGCTGAGCGACATTACCTTCTCTACGTCCTCTCTTTCGAAATATGGCCTCCAACTGGATGTTTTTGGACTGCGCCCCCACAATGTGTATGGAGAAGGCCACTGGGCGGTTGTGCAAAATCTGGCATTCCTTGAACGTATCATGGTACTTTCCAACGAGaaacatcaagaagcagccccGGAACATGATGAGCAGAGGCGGAAGAGGCGCCGTATCCGCCTCGACATGAGTCGTATCAGACTCAAGTTGAAGCTCACCGATGTAGCGGTTCGACGAACAGCCCTACAACTGGTCCCGTTTCTTCTTGCAAGTAACTCGCTAAGCCGTGACGAGTTGCTTGACTTGATGCCGGACCTAGTAGTTTTGGCGAGTGACAAAAACCCCGTAACAGCATCTTGGGCCCTCGTCGCCTCAGCCAG TTGTATATCCTATTGCGAGGACTGCCACGACCAAGCAGACATTTGGAGACAGCTATGGCATTTAGCTACAAGGTCTATCAGTCTGCCAGGCACAAGCCGGGCGGCCTGTGTTCTATTGCATGCCATTCTCGAGGCAGATGTTTTGCCATATCACACCGTCTCTGAGGATGTCAACGGCATCGTCACAACTGCCGACGTCAGCGGCCCCAGTGTTTTGTGTGATGCGTCCATCAGCTTGATGTTTCATGTGCTTCATCTTCGGAATGCTAGGATCCCAAGTGCCAGCCAAAGCACTTGCCATCACATCATCCGTTGGATATTTCTCCGATGGAACCCAA ACGAATCCACTTTCGCCTCCTATCACTCTCTACACGTCCAGCCTACAGAGCTTGTGAACCTGGTCCGGGCTTGCTGCGGGACTTCAGAGTTGAAGCTGGTTACCCAAACGGTTACCTCAGGAGGCCCTCTGAGTGAAACATGGAACTCGTTAGGCGAGATTGAATCATTCAGTCGATACATACTCCTTCTTAAGGACACACCAGAAAAATCCAAGACTGCTGGTTGCTGTACCTATTTCCAGTCGACGAACCCTCCACCACTGGCCGATGCCAACACTCGTTACGCTTCTAGGAAGCTAACACTTGAGCTTTTCTATCCCAAGCTCGGCGAACTAGCCGACCTTTGCACAGCATGGACCAAGAGAATGAATGAAGGTGGTGTGCAGATTTCTATCGATCGCTTTCAGAGCCTCCTCTCAGCCTGCTTGACGGGTACCCTGTTGCTTTCGCAGATCAGCGACCTCAACTCAACCCAGTCCTCATCTGTGGAGTCTACTCTGATGGAGATTCTAGAGAAAGGACTGGATGCTGCTCTGACATCTGTTGAACCCATGGCGTTCGCCGATTCTGTCCTGCGCGCAGTGAGGCCCATGATGCCCGATCTGACCACAGCGAATCTCAACCAGATGCAGGGGAGCAATGCTGGTCTCTTGCGTCTGTTAGCAAAGGTTTGGTCCGTGATCGAGGATCGAAAGAGCCAGCAAAGTTCCGGGAACGATGTCGATTTGATGGATATTGACGAAGAGTTTGAGTCGCAGAGTAGTAGAGCGAGCTCTATTTTGACACCAGCAGCGATTCCACGGTTCAATATCCAACTACGGATGGATAGCCGGGCATTTTACACAGAGACCAAAGCTCGGCTCCAGTTTCTGACCATTCTCAACGATGATATCGGCCAGATCGGTCTCGTCCCTGATGCCTTCGtcgagcatctgatcaacaTGCCCGATGATGAACTCCTGCTGTGTCAAAACTTGTTGTTCGAGATTTTCAACTCTGACCTCATCATTACCCCAGACAATGCCCTGGCGGTGATTGAAAGACTGGGGGAATTTGTCAGTGATAGGAATTACCAGTATGCCGAGGTTGCCCTGAGTACTTCCATCGGGGTTATTGATGGTCTTCATTCTATCTGGCTGACCGACACACGTCAGCTCTCGGACAGAGTTGGCGACCTTTACTATCACTTCGTCAAAGTGTGCCTTCCATCAAATATGCTCTCACCCAGAACCCAGATATCGATGGTTCGATTGCTCTTCACCCTTCTGCGAGCCAACTCGGACTATGGCAAGGATCAAGGTCTGGACTCCTCTCGAACTTGTCTTCTCTACATCCTCAAGAACGGCCCCATGTCTGTCAAGTATGCTATTTCCGAAAAGATCGCTGACGTTTTCGATCTCTTCATTCTCAAACTCCATGATGAAATATTCGTGGACGTTTTGGACAACCTGCCCACCGACCCTGCCGACACTACGGGCATTGCCTTTCGACTGTTGGTGTTATCAAATCTCGCCTGTCGATGGTCCACTTTGCTTCGGAGATGTACCTACCACATCTTTGAAACCCCGGGGAAGATACCAGCCTCCACGGAATATGCGACTCGTTGCTTGCTTAATGTATCTCGAACCCTGCAATTGGAATCTCCCAAGGTCTTGTTTCGGCTGTTCTCTCGTCAGTTGCTGTATACTTGGCTGGAGTGTGATCCTATCGAGGACATTCCATTCTCCATATTCGGGTTCTCAACCTTGGGTGACCTTCTCAAGTCCGCCCAAGCTGAAGCAATTGGCTTGACCGTCATGCGTGGGCAAGACGAGGCGTCTGCAGAAGTTGCTCGCTTACTGGGAACCTCCGAAAGCGACCTTATCCGTGAAAACTTTGCGACTGCTATGGCCTACAGCATGATTTTCGGCGACTCTAATGGGGGCGATGACAAGGAGAGGGGCGAGGCTCATATCAAGAAGGTCCTTGGCCGCCAATTATATCTTGAAGCGATGTACCTCGACTTCCTCGGAGTTGGGGCCCTCTTCTTTGATCTCATTGATCAAGAAAATTCCATGGAGAAGGTCTTTGCGAGATTCAAACTTGACTATGCTGGAGAAATCATGAGTGCTATCAAGGCCATTTCTCACTCTCCTGCCGAGTTGCCAgccaaccaacaaccaatgTTCAAGGCAAAGTATCTCATCAACGAGCTTCACAGACTCTGTCAGAGCAGCGAGTTCCAGTTCCATGATCTTTGGTCGCCCCCTGTGGTTGTTTTCATCGCTCGCACGCTCCTCAACACAGTGCACCCTGCTTTGGGGCCCCTTCACGCCTGTTCTGTCCTCCGCAAAGTCAGGATTTTGATCTGCCTAGCTGGCCCGGTTGCTCTGGAATCGTATCCTTTGGAGATGTTGCTTAACGCGACCCGTGAGTTTATCGTGGATTCAGAGTGTGCGGATGATGCCTTGGGGATCAGCCAGTATCTCCTTGCCGAAGGCGCAAAGCATCTCAGCACAAACCCCTCGTTCCTTGCTGGCTATGCATTATCAACCCTGGCCTCTCTTCGCGTCTTTCTGGAATCGAGCCAGTCCAGCACGACACAGGAGAGTCAGTTCAAAGCCACCATGAGCAAGGCTGAGAAGTTCCATGGGTGGTTTAGCAAGTACTTGGAAGAATACGACTCTCCGATGTTTAAGAATCTCGAACAGCGCGAGGCTTTCAAGTCAATCACACAGTCTGCCGCCCGTATCCGGTCTTCGGGCAACGCTGAGCGAGGCACTGCAGAGagcaagctgctgctggacatTTTGGATGATGGTGGCTCGGAATACCAACTTCTCAATGACACTTCGCGCCAGCTcgctcttggccttctctgcGGCGACTTCAGTATCCCCCTATCGAGCAGGGATGACATCATTGAATCTGACCAGGATGCGCTCAAGCATGCCGCAGCAGTGTGGAAGAGCTGCGATACGCAAAACCTGAGCGATGAGTATCTGGCATGGGCAGGGCGAGTAGTTGGCCGATCCTTCTCGGCATCAGGTGGGATTCCTACAGACATCCTTCGAGAGTCACATCTTGCTCGTTACCAAAAGATTGCCCCGGATTCTAATGGCTCAGAAATTGGCAtccttcgtcttcttcaggACTTGACTTCAAGCACCGACTCTGTGACAGCAGGGTTGGCTGAAGCAGCGCTACGAACCGCCGTCTCCGATTCTACCATGAATGGCGACGATACACTGATTGTGGCTTGCCAACAAGGCCTCTCAGAGTCCCTTCTACAGACATCCCAGTTGGGTCCATACCGGTCTCCCCCGTCTGATAAAAGAGCTGGAACTCCTACATCGTCAATAGATGAACAAGCTGTGTGGGCTGAGGACATCACTTCAAAGAACTGGCTTCCGAACCTGAGCGCCTATATGGCCAAGTCTGTTGAGGAATCCATCATGCTCAAGATTCTGCCCCCTATTCTTGCCAAAGTTGAGCACTTCGCCGAGAGTGCATTCCCGTTTGTTGTTCATCTTGTCCTTTCCTCTCGGATCAACCAGCAGACATCTCTCAAGCGTCAGCTATCTTCTTCTATCAAGGAGTGGCTTCAATGCACAGCGCCTGCAGCCAAGGACAACCTGAAGTTGctcatcaacaccctccTGTACCTCAGGACCCAGGAGTACCCAAGAGAATCATCAATCGCTGATCGATCACATTGGCTCAATATCGACTATTCCCTGGCTTCTGCGTCGGCGTCGCGATGCGGAATGCACAAGACGGCCTTGCTCTTTGCTGAACTCGTCTCATCCGAAACCACACGATCCTCTCGTCGATCTTCCGCGGCGGCAGCGAAAGAAACCGACATGAGCGAGACTCTGCTCACAATCTTTGAAAACATTGATGATCCCGATGCTTACTATGGACTGCCAGAGGAGGCCAGCCTCTCAAAGGTTCTCGCTCGCGTGGAGTATGAAAACGATGGGCCCAAGAGTCTAGCATTCAGAGGTGCCCAATATGACAGCAACATTCGTCTCGGAAATCCCATTGCACAGTCTGATGGGCAAGCTTTGGTGAAGGCCTTAAGTACGCTTGGCTTGTCTGGACTCTCAAACTCTCTACTTCAAGTACAGCAGAACCTGGAATCATCGCCAACTTCTCTTGAGAGTACCTTTAGCACAGCAAGAAAGTTGGAAATCTGGAATCTGCCTGCCCCGACGAGCAATCATCATGCAGTCACTGTTTACAAAGCCTACCAGAGCATTCATCAGGCGACAGACATTGGAGTTGTTCGAACGGCCGTacatgatggcttcacccGCACCATGAGCAGCTTGACGGCACATGGTCTCAATGCGACAGCCTTGAGGAAACGACTGGGAGCACTGGCTTCCCTGACAGAGCTAGATGACGTCCTCGGTGTCTCTGACACTGCGGAAATGGAGAGCATTCTCAGCAAATTCAAGAGCCGAAGTGATTGGATGCGAAGCGGACT TTACGACAGCGTCAGTCAGATCCTGTCTTGTCGTGGAACTACCATGAGCATGGTTAGCCAGCAGAACGCCCTTCGAAGCAACCTGAAGCTTTCTGCGGCTGCAGCAAGACAAATGGAGGTGGAATCGATGATCACGGCATCTGGCGTCTATCGGTATCACCAGGCGACTCAGGAGAACTTAAACTTATCTACCAGCCTCACCAACCTCATTGCACCTTGTGCTTCACTGGATCTCCACGTGGATGCCGCAATCAACATTGAAGCCGCCAACTCGCTCTGGGACTATGGGGAGATGAGCACATCTATTCGCATGCTTCAGAGCATTGAAAGGGACTCTTCTCTCCAGAAACAGACTATCCCAGTCAGTCGCTCTGACTTGCTTTCAAAAATTGGTTTCCAGGTCTCTGTTGCTCGCCTCGAGAAGCCGCACGACATTCAAAAGAAGTACCTAGAGCCGGCCTTGAAGGAACTTAAGGgcaaaggtcaaggacgGGAGGCTGGCATGGTTTATCACCAGTTTGCCATGTTCTGTGATCAGCAGCTCCAGGATCCTGACGGGCTGGAAGACCTGACAAGGCTTCaggggttgaagaaggccaagagcgACGAAGTGTCGGAACTTAAGTTGCTGATCTCCACTACGAGGGATTCTCAGTTGAAGAACCGATACTCGCATGTGTTGAACAAGGAAAAGCAGTGGCTAGACCTTGATGAGCAAGAGCTGCGACGAGTTGAGCACACTCGTAGCGAGTTTGTGCGTCTGAGTCTCGAGAACTACCTCTTGTCTCTCATCGCTTCCGACGAACACAATAATGATGCACTGCGTTTCACAGCCCTTTGGCTCGAGCGATCAGAAGAGGAGATGACCAACAAAGCAGTCATGAAGTCTGTTTATGACGTGCCAACAAGGAAGTTTGCAGGGCTCACCAACCAGTTGACATCCCGACTCCAAGACAATGACACTGCCTTCCAAAAGATCCTTTTGGAGTTGGTTTACAAGATTTGCGTGGACCACCCCTACCACGGCATGTATCAGATTTGGTCAGGAaccaaggcaaaggcccaGCAGAAGGACGAGGTTGCGGTCAAGCGTGTCAGAGCTACAGATCGAGTGGCCAAGCGACTCGCCGAGACGCAGTCCGTGGCCAGCATCTGGCTCTCCATCGATAAGACGAGCAAATACTACCATGCTCTGGCCATGGATCGCAACCCAAACAAGTACAAGTCGGGTGCCAAGATCGCACTGAGAGATTCAACTCCAGGCCACAACCTTGTCAACTGCTTGGCCAAGTACCGCATCCCTTCTCCAACCATGCACATTGAGCTTTCTGCGACCAAGGACTACACAAAGgtgcccatcatctccaagctggAGCCGACCATGACGATCGCCTCGGGCGTCAGTGCACCCAAGATCATTACGGCACTTGGGAGTGATGGTGTGCGATACAAGCAACTCGTCAAGGGTGGACACGACGACCTACGCCAAGATGCAATCATGGAACAGGTCTTTTCGGCTGTATCGTCTCTACTAAAGCTTCATAGGACAACCCAGCAACGCAATCTAGGTATCAGGACGTACAAGGTGCTCCCGCTCACGGCATCTTCTGGACTAATCGAGTTTGTCCCCAACACGGTACCACTTCACGAATTCCTTATGCCCGCGCACGAAAGGTACTATCCTAGGGACCTGAAGGGCTCTCAATGCCGTAAGGAAATCTTTGGAGTCCAAAGCCGGACAGTCGAGACTCGCATCAACACGTATCGCAAGGTTACGGAAAAGTTCCACCCGGTCATGAGGTACTTCTTTATGGAGCACTTCATGGACCCCGATGAGTGGTTTGTCAAGCGGCTGGCATACACAAGGAGCACTGCAGCGATATCTATGCTTGGTCacgtccttggcctcggtgacCGACACGGTCACAACATTCTCCTGGACCACAAGACTGGAGAGGTTGTCCACATCGATCTGGGTGTGGCATTTGAAGCTGGCCGTATCCTGCCCGTGCCAGAGCTGGTCCCTTTCAGGTTGACAAGAGATATCGTGGACGGAATGGGCACCACTAAGACAGAAGGCGTCTTCCGAAGATGTTGCGAGTTTACTCTAGACGCCCTGCGAGAAGAGCAATactccatcatgaccattCTCGACGTGTTGCGTTACGATCCCCTCTACACTTGGTCCATCTCGCCATTGCGGCTCGCGAAACTACAAAAGGCAAGGCACAACGACGACGGCGTCATGGACGACGAGCAAAGCGAAGCAGAAAcgaagaagggcaagaagacgGGAGGCCATGTCAACGAGCCATCCGAGGCCGACCGTGCCCTGGAGATTgtgaggaagaagctctccaagaCCCTGAGCGTGACGGCCACGGTCAACGAGTTGATCAACCAAGCGACGGATGAGCGAAACTTGGCAGTTTTATATTCTG GATGGGCGGCATATGCTTGA
- a CDS encoding RING-type domain-containing protein, with protein sequence MDPGFFWMDSFVARLLQDNAALFWNTTNSPPFAISMSRVVSSPDRAAGHSPRPIQTSQIDGGLAGQRIRPTTLLSSPPSHSNSNRRPSPTATSTTQHHHHHDHHLASPPRRAAAAASAAPTQNISTPPPRLPGLSSAPVGLWQGQHFELWSDADQLIDLEDPFSPSHVDVDDPYLAAIINTEFSSPSTYPPFTDSNTRNSQSQGQSQGQGVNQPPTLQASALPQPLTYTDTAAAPRDPSTTCISGPERSTTQLSFSSTNAAAESQSTLRTLDSFDEHDFFDSPASSFSDTMPPALRRTTTAAAGRVAPAHANKRRRTSTNTAPANPTRTTPRRKSNAMPKDVEEVLGPKPPRSPIDVEPISDLTTIDLTETNDVPEDLKKPEKDDRVKIAAFQCVICMDDAANLTVTHCGHLYCASCLHQSLHVDATRGKCPMCRQKIDMKSRDAYNSKTKGFWPLELKLMTATRKGKRKANTLS encoded by the exons ATGGACCCCGGATTCTTCTGGATGGACTCGTTTGTCGCCCGACTGTTGCAAG ACAACGCAGCCCTGTTTTGGAACACGACAAACAGCCCTCCGTTCGCAATCTCCATGTCAAGAGTCGTCTCGTCCCCCGACCGAGCTGCCGGGCATTCACCCAGGCCAATCCAGACATCCCAGATTGATGGTGGTCTTGCCGGCCAGCGCATTCGCCCGACCACGCTGCTCTCTTCGCCACCCTCGCACTCCAATTCAAATCGCCGTCCCTCTCCGACCGCAACCTCCACcactcaacatcaccaccaccacgaccacCACCTCGCCTCACCCCCAAGAcgagccgccgccgccgcctctgcAGCCCCTACGCAAAACATATCGAcgcctcctccaaggctACCGGGCTTGTCGTCGGCGCCCGTGGGGTTATGGCAGGGACAGCACTTTGAGCTGTGGTCAGACGCAGACCAACTGATTGATTTAGAGGACCCATTCTCCCCCTCGcacgtcgacgtcgacgacCCTTACCTTGCTGCAATAATCAACACCGAATTTTCGTCTCCTTCAACATACCCTCCATTCACCGATTCAAATACGCGAAAtagccaaagccaaggccagagccagggccagggcgTGAATCAACCTCCAACATTACAGGCATCCGCGCTGCCTCAGCCGCTCACCTACACGGACACTGCTGCCGCCCCACGCGACCCCTCTACCACCTGTATCTCAGGCCCCGAGCGTTCCACAACACAactctccttctcatcaaccaacgccgccgccgaaTCTCAATCCACGCTGCGCACCCTCGATTCTTTCGACGAACACGACTTCTTTGACAGCCCGgcgagctccttctccgaCACCATGCCCCCAGCCCTCCGAAGGACGACAACGGCTGCCGCCGGTCGTGTTGCACCAGCTCACGCCAACAAGCGCCGGCGAACTTCTACAAACACTGCGCCCGCGAATCCAACGAGGACTACGCCGAGGCGGAAATCCAACGCCATGCCCAAAGACGTTGAGGAAGTCCTGGGACCGAAGCCTCCCCGGTCGCCCATCGATGTCGAGCCGATATCAGACCTTACGACGATCGACCTCACCGAGACTAATGATGTGCCTGAGGATCTCAAGAAGCCTGAGAAAGATGACCGCGTCAAGATTGCTGCCTTCCAGTGCGTCATCTGtatggatgatgctgccaacTTGACGGTTACCCATTGCG GCCATCTCTACTGCGCTTCGTGTCTGCATCAATCTCTCCACGTCGATGCTACCAGAGGAAAATGCCCCATGTGTCGCCAAAAGATCGACATGAAGTCCCGTGACGCTTATAACAGCAAGACGAAGGGCTTCTGGCCActggagctgaagctgatGACGGCCACACGGAAGGGCAAACGCAAGGCCAACACACTGTCCTGA